Proteins from a single region of Apium graveolens cultivar Ventura chromosome 7, ASM990537v1, whole genome shotgun sequence:
- the LOC141672137 gene encoding putative LRR receptor-like serine/threonine-protein kinase At5g63710 isoform X1: protein MAHAAGSLKSGKGSPGDCCLGVRCNHIPVAHLDWHFHLKQVVSCLILFFLLNRTYSDNSPDIEGEALIEFLKSLNDSSNRIKDWNYYFVKPCPSWSHVTCRDEHVIYLSLASNGFCGTLSPSITKLKYLVSLDLEDNNLSGELPDYLGNMTQLQNLKFARNGFNGSIPSSWGQLSNLKHLDLSSNDLTGRIPVPLFTVPVFNFSGTRLACGSSLQEPCVSGSSIPGSTRKSKLKAVITGVTSGAFVLLLLGAIFMYRSYRMRTSKHDVYVDVEGEYECKLSFGQLRRFSWREIQLATDNFSENNIIGQGGFGKVYKGLLLDGTRVAVKRLYDYQSPGGEEAFLREIDLISVAVHKNLLRLIGFYTTSVERILIYPFMRNISVAYQLRDLKPGERGLDWQTRKRIALGAAQGLEYLHEHCNPKIIHRDLKAANILLDDDFEPVLGDFGLAKLVDTRLTHITTQVRGTMGHIAPEYLSTGKSSEKTDVFGYGITLLELVTGQRAIDFSRLEEEEDVLLLDHIKKLLREKRLAYIVDEHMKIDDPTEVETVIQIALLCTQSSPEDRPTMSEVVGMLQGDVLTDRWAEWEQQEEVRNQEFSLLSYQYIWSEETTQDQEAIQLSQAR from the exons ATGGCTCATGCAGCAG GATCACTGAAAAGTGGGAAAGGGTCACCTGGAGACTGCTGTTTGGGTGTAAGATGCAACCATATTCCTGTTGCTCATCTTGATTGGCATTTCCATCTCAAACAAGTAGTCAGCTGCCTGATACTCTTTTTTCTGTTGAACCGAACTTATTCAGACAATTCTCCTGATATTGAAG GTGAAGCTTTGATTGAGTTTTTAAAGAGTTTGAACGATTCCAGTAATCGAATAAAAGATTGGAACTACTATTTTGTTAAGCCCTGCCCTAGTTGGTCTCACGTTACGTGTAGAGATGAACACGTCATATACCT GAGTTTGGCTTCAAATGGGTTTTGTGGAACTCTTTCTCCATCAATTACCAAATTGAAATATTTGGTTAGCTT GGACTTGGAAGATAATAATCTCTCCGGAGAGTTACCAGACTATCTTGGCAACATGACGCAGCTACAAAATCTAAAATTTGCACGGAATGGTTTTAATGGCTCAATACCATCATCTTGGGGACAGCTCTCTAATTTAAAGCATCT GGATCTTTCATCCAACGATCTAACCGGAAGAATCCCTGTGCCCTTATTTACAGTTCCTGTATTCAA CTTTTCAGGAACACGTCTCGCTTGTGGTAGTAGTCTACAGGAACCTTGTGTTTCAGGTTCCTCTATCCCAG GTTCTACCAGAAAATCAAAACTTAAGGCTGTAATTACTGGTGTGACTTCTGGTGCTTTCGTTCTTCTGTTACTTGGGGCTATCTTTATGTACCGATCTTATCGTATGCGCACATCTAAACATGATGTGTACGTTGATGTGGAAG GTGAATATGAGTGCAAACTTTCCTTTGGCCAACTCAGACGATTTTCCTGGCGTGAAATACAGCTTGCAACAGATAATTTCAGTGAAAACAACATTATTGGCCAAGGAGGATTTGGAAAGGTATACAAAGGACTGCTCCTAGATGGCACAAGAGTTGCTGTAAAACGGCTGTATGATTATCAGAGTCCTGGAGGGGAGGAAGCCTTTCTGCGAGAAATTGATTTAATAAGTGTTGCTGTTCATAAGAATCTTCTCAGACTGATTGGATTTTACACTACCTCCGTGGAGAGAATTCTCATTTATCCATTTATGAGAAATATCAGTGTTGCATATCAACTAAGAG ATCTAAAACCCGGGGAGAGAGGCCTTGATTGGCAAACAAGAAAGCGCATAGCTTTAGGTGCAGCACAAGGCTTAGAGTACCTACATGAGCATTGCAATCCCAAAATTATACATCGTGATTTAAAGGCAGCAAATATACTTCTGGATGATGACTTTGAGCCAGTTCTTGGAGATTTTGGTCTAGCAAAGCTAGTTGATACAAGATTGACACATATTACAACACAAGTGCGTGGGACTATGGGACACATTGCTCCTGAATATTTGTCTACCGGAAAATCTTCAGAGAAGACAGATGTGTTTGGATATGGTATAACTCTTCTAGAACTTGTAACTGGTCAGCGTGCAATAGATTTCTCTCGCCTTGAAGAAGAGGAAGATGTTCTTCTGCTTGATCAT ATAAAAAAACTTTTGCGAGAAAAGAGGCTTGCATACATTGTGGACGAGCACATGAAGATCGATGACCCTACAGAAGTTGAGACTGTCATCCAAATAGCGTTGCTTTGCACCCAAAGTTCACCTGAAGATCGACCAACAATGTCAGAAGTTGTAGGCATGCTACAAGGAGATGTCTTGACAGACAGATGGGCAGAGTGGGAACAGCAAGAAGAAGTCAGAAACCAAGAGTTCTCACTCCTTTCTTATCAATATATATGGTCCGAAGAGacgactcaagatcaagaagCTATACAGTTATCCCAAGCAAGATAG
- the LOC141672137 gene encoding putative LRR receptor-like serine/threonine-protein kinase At5g63710 isoform X2 produces MAHAAGSLKSGKGSPGDCCLGVRCNHIPVAHLDWHFHLKQVVSCLILFFLLNRTYSDNSPDIEGEALIEFLKSLNDSSNRIKDWNYYFVKPCPSWSHVTCRDEHVIYLSLASNGFCGTLSPSITKLKYLVSLDLEDNNLSGELPDYLGNMTQLQNLKFARNGFNGSIPSSWGQLSNLKHLDLSSNDLTGRIPVPLFTVPVFNFSGTRLACGSSLQEPCVSGSSIPGSTRKSKLKAVITGVTSGAFVLLLLGAIFMYRSYRMRTSKHDVYVDVEGEYECKLSFGQLRRFSWREIQLATDNFSENNIIGQGGFGKVYKGLLLDGTRVAVKRLYDYQSPGGEEAFLREIDLISVAVHKNLLRLIGFYTTSVERILIYPFMRNISVAYQLRDLKPGERGLDWQTRKRIALGAAQGLEYLHEHCNPKIIHRDLKAANILLDDDFEPVLGDFGLAKLVDTRLTHITTQVRGTMGHIAPEYLSTGKSSEKTDVFGYGITLLELVTGQRAIDFSRLEEEEDVLLLDHANKKTFARKEACIHCGRAHEDR; encoded by the exons ATGGCTCATGCAGCAG GATCACTGAAAAGTGGGAAAGGGTCACCTGGAGACTGCTGTTTGGGTGTAAGATGCAACCATATTCCTGTTGCTCATCTTGATTGGCATTTCCATCTCAAACAAGTAGTCAGCTGCCTGATACTCTTTTTTCTGTTGAACCGAACTTATTCAGACAATTCTCCTGATATTGAAG GTGAAGCTTTGATTGAGTTTTTAAAGAGTTTGAACGATTCCAGTAATCGAATAAAAGATTGGAACTACTATTTTGTTAAGCCCTGCCCTAGTTGGTCTCACGTTACGTGTAGAGATGAACACGTCATATACCT GAGTTTGGCTTCAAATGGGTTTTGTGGAACTCTTTCTCCATCAATTACCAAATTGAAATATTTGGTTAGCTT GGACTTGGAAGATAATAATCTCTCCGGAGAGTTACCAGACTATCTTGGCAACATGACGCAGCTACAAAATCTAAAATTTGCACGGAATGGTTTTAATGGCTCAATACCATCATCTTGGGGACAGCTCTCTAATTTAAAGCATCT GGATCTTTCATCCAACGATCTAACCGGAAGAATCCCTGTGCCCTTATTTACAGTTCCTGTATTCAA CTTTTCAGGAACACGTCTCGCTTGTGGTAGTAGTCTACAGGAACCTTGTGTTTCAGGTTCCTCTATCCCAG GTTCTACCAGAAAATCAAAACTTAAGGCTGTAATTACTGGTGTGACTTCTGGTGCTTTCGTTCTTCTGTTACTTGGGGCTATCTTTATGTACCGATCTTATCGTATGCGCACATCTAAACATGATGTGTACGTTGATGTGGAAG GTGAATATGAGTGCAAACTTTCCTTTGGCCAACTCAGACGATTTTCCTGGCGTGAAATACAGCTTGCAACAGATAATTTCAGTGAAAACAACATTATTGGCCAAGGAGGATTTGGAAAGGTATACAAAGGACTGCTCCTAGATGGCACAAGAGTTGCTGTAAAACGGCTGTATGATTATCAGAGTCCTGGAGGGGAGGAAGCCTTTCTGCGAGAAATTGATTTAATAAGTGTTGCTGTTCATAAGAATCTTCTCAGACTGATTGGATTTTACACTACCTCCGTGGAGAGAATTCTCATTTATCCATTTATGAGAAATATCAGTGTTGCATATCAACTAAGAG ATCTAAAACCCGGGGAGAGAGGCCTTGATTGGCAAACAAGAAAGCGCATAGCTTTAGGTGCAGCACAAGGCTTAGAGTACCTACATGAGCATTGCAATCCCAAAATTATACATCGTGATTTAAAGGCAGCAAATATACTTCTGGATGATGACTTTGAGCCAGTTCTTGGAGATTTTGGTCTAGCAAAGCTAGTTGATACAAGATTGACACATATTACAACACAAGTGCGTGGGACTATGGGACACATTGCTCCTGAATATTTGTCTACCGGAAAATCTTCAGAGAAGACAGATGTGTTTGGATATGGTATAACTCTTCTAGAACTTGTAACTGGTCAGCGTGCAATAGATTTCTCTCGCCTTGAAGAAGAGGAAGATGTTCTTCTGCTTGATCATGCAA ATAAAAAAACTTTTGCGAGAAAAGAGGCTTGCATACATTGTGGACGAGCACATGAAGATCGATGA